A single genomic interval of Sinorhizobium garamanticum harbors:
- a CDS encoding MotB family protein, whose product MSDESHHNGKNEIIIVKRSSDGHGEHHGGSWKIAYADFMTAMMAFFLVMWLINAANEETKAAIASYFNPVQLTDQKPSEKGLKDPAKDAQGEQTQQRSKTDGEQAKTGGAAKKGDQLTATSGEETKYSDADFFENPYSVLSEIAREVGQQANISIKGDGGAAQSGPATGAEGGEAYRDPFDPDFWTKQVEIKEAGNAAVSDVAAATNPAQQGTSEQKPAADGTLPAKIEDQTAASADASKPETAEKDQQKEADALKAEIKKELGGNAGRLIEGLLVTPSEGGLLVTISEQTDAPMFAVGSAVPQKELVLAMEKIGRLLAARKGAVAIRGHTDGRPFKDGTYDNWRLSAARAQSAYYMLVRGGLKEERVSQISGFADRRLQVPSDPYAPGNRRIEILLQSGQG is encoded by the coding sequence ATGAGTGACGAAAGCCATCATAACGGCAAAAACGAAATCATCATCGTCAAGCGTTCCTCGGATGGTCATGGCGAGCATCACGGCGGCTCGTGGAAGATCGCCTATGCCGACTTCATGACAGCAATGATGGCCTTCTTTCTTGTGATGTGGCTGATCAATGCCGCGAACGAAGAGACGAAGGCGGCCATCGCTTCCTATTTCAACCCGGTGCAACTCACAGACCAGAAGCCCTCCGAGAAGGGGCTCAAGGATCCCGCCAAGGACGCTCAGGGCGAGCAGACGCAGCAGCGGTCGAAGACCGATGGTGAGCAAGCGAAAACCGGCGGCGCCGCCAAGAAAGGCGATCAGCTGACTGCGACCTCCGGCGAGGAAACAAAATACTCCGACGCCGATTTCTTCGAGAACCCCTATTCGGTTCTTTCCGAGATCGCCAGGGAAGTCGGCCAGCAGGCCAATATCAGCATCAAGGGCGATGGCGGCGCCGCCCAGTCGGGTCCGGCGACGGGTGCCGAAGGCGGCGAAGCCTACCGCGATCCCTTCGATCCGGACTTCTGGACCAAGCAGGTCGAGATCAAGGAGGCCGGCAATGCCGCGGTAAGCGACGTGGCAGCCGCGACGAACCCCGCGCAGCAGGGGACATCTGAGCAAAAGCCTGCCGCCGACGGCACGCTGCCGGCCAAAATCGAGGACCAGACGGCGGCGAGCGCTGACGCGTCCAAGCCTGAAACCGCCGAAAAAGATCAGCAGAAAGAGGCAGACGCGCTTAAGGCCGAAATCAAGAAGGAGCTCGGCGGAAATGCCGGGCGGCTCATCGAGGGGCTGCTGGTGACCCCTAGCGAGGGCGGTCTTCTGGTGACCATCAGCGAGCAGACGGACGCGCCGATGTTCGCGGTCGGCTCCGCCGTGCCGCAGAAGGAACTCGTGCTCGCCATGGAAAAAATCGGCCGGCTGCTCGCAGCGCGCAAGGGTGCTGTGGCGATCCGCGGCCACACGGACGGACGGCCGTTCAAGGATGGCACCTATGACAATTGGCGCCTCTCGGCGGCGCGTGCGCAGAGCGCCTATTACATGCTCGTCCGCGGCGGCCTGAAGGAAGAGCGTGTCAGCCAGATCAGCGGATTCGCGGATCGGCGCCTCCAGGTCCCGAGCGATCCCTATGCCCCCGGCAACCGGCGCATCGAAATCCTGTTGCAGTCGGGACAGGGTTGA
- a CDS encoding flagellin, translating into MTSIMTNSSAMAAIATLRSINSSMETTQDRISSGYRVGSAADNSAYWSIATTMRSDNKALSTVQDALGLGAAKTDVAYTAMESSIDVVDEIKAKLVAASEPGVDKSKIQKEIKELQNQLVSIAKSASFSGENWVYNDPNNTAGTKSIVGSFNRDADGNVSLTTLQFDTTKSSLIEVDASGDYVTNGDGVLSNFMEYEDATGSTVTMTYSLLEMDISSMTAGDLSEALSGVDAALQTMTDAASDLGALNSRVDMQKDFVADLMDSIEKGVGKLVDADMNEESTRLKALQTQQQLGIQSLSIANSNSQNILSLFR; encoded by the coding sequence ATGACCAGCATCATGACGAACTCTTCGGCAATGGCCGCAATCGCGACCCTGCGTTCGATCAACTCCTCGATGGAGACGACCCAGGACCGGATTTCCTCTGGCTACCGCGTTGGTTCGGCCGCTGATAACTCGGCTTACTGGTCGATCGCGACCACGATGCGTTCGGACAACAAGGCGCTCTCGACCGTTCAGGATGCGCTCGGCCTCGGCGCCGCAAAGACAGACGTCGCCTACACTGCAATGGAATCCTCGATCGACGTCGTCGACGAAATCAAGGCGAAGCTCGTTGCAGCCAGCGAGCCGGGCGTCGACAAGAGCAAGATCCAGAAGGAAATCAAGGAACTTCAGAATCAGCTCGTCAGCATCGCGAAGTCTGCTTCGTTCTCGGGCGAAAACTGGGTCTACAATGATCCGAACAACACGGCCGGCACGAAGTCGATTGTCGGTTCGTTCAACCGCGACGCCGACGGCAACGTCAGCCTGACGACGCTTCAATTCGACACGACGAAGAGCTCGCTGATCGAAGTCGATGCGTCTGGCGATTATGTCACCAACGGTGACGGCGTCCTTTCCAACTTCATGGAATACGAGGATGCAACCGGCTCGACTGTCACGATGACGTACTCGCTTCTCGAGATGGACATCAGCAGCATGACCGCGGGTGATCTCTCCGAAGCTCTCTCCGGTGTTGACGCTGCCCTGCAGACCATGACCGATGCCGCTTCGGACCTCGGCGCTCTCAACAGCCGCGTCGACATGCAGAAGGACTTCGTCGCCGACCTGATGGACTCGATCGAGAAGGGTGTCGGCAAGCTCGTCGATGCCGACATGAACGAGGAATCGACTCGCCTCAAGGCTCTGCAGACGCAGCAGCAGCTCGGCATTCAGTCGCTGTCGATCGCCAACAGCAATTCGCAGAACATTCTCTCGCTGTTCCGCTAA
- a CDS encoding flagellin yields the protein MTSIMTNTAAMTALATLRSIDASMETTQDRVSSGYRVGAAQDNAAYWSIATTMRSDNKALSTVQDALGLGAAKTDVAYTAMESSIDVVDEIKAKLVAASEPGVDKSKIQKEIKELQAQLVSIAKSASFSGENWVYNDPNNTAGTKSIVGSFNRDANGNVSLTTLQFDTTKSSLIEVDASGDYVTNGDGVLSNFMEYEDATGSTITMTYSLLEMDISSMTVGDLSEALSGVDAALLTMTDAASDLGALNSRVTMQTDFVADLMDSIEKGVGKLVDADMNEESTRLKALQTQQQLGIQSLSIANTNSQNILSLFR from the coding sequence ATGACAAGCATCATGACGAACACCGCCGCAATGACGGCGCTTGCAACCCTGCGCTCGATCGACGCGTCGATGGAAACGACGCAGGATCGCGTTTCTTCCGGTTATCGCGTGGGTGCCGCACAGGACAACGCCGCCTATTGGTCGATCGCGACCACGATGCGTTCGGACAACAAGGCGCTCTCGACCGTTCAGGACGCGCTCGGCCTCGGCGCCGCCAAGACCGACGTCGCCTACACGGCAATGGAATCGTCGATCGACGTCGTTGACGAAATCAAGGCGAAGCTCGTTGCCGCCAGCGAACCGGGCGTCGACAAGAGCAAGATCCAGAAGGAAATCAAGGAGCTCCAGGCTCAGCTCGTCAGCATCGCGAAGTCTGCTTCGTTCTCGGGCGAAAACTGGGTCTACAATGATCCGAACAACACGGCCGGCACGAAGTCGATTGTCGGTTCGTTCAACCGCGACGCCAACGGTAACGTCAGCCTGACGACGCTTCAATTCGACACGACGAAGAGCTCGCTGATCGAAGTCGATGCGTCTGGCGACTACGTCACCAACGGTGACGGCGTCCTTTCCAACTTCATGGAATACGAGGATGCAACCGGCTCGACTATCACGATGACGTACTCGCTTCTCGAGATGGACATCAGCAGCATGACCGTCGGCGACCTCTCTGAAGCCCTCTCCGGTGTTGACGCTGCCCTGCTGACCATGACCGATGCCGCTTCGGACCTCGGCGCTCTCAACAGCCGCGTCACGATGCAGACGGACTTCGTCGCCGATCTGATGGACTCGATCGAGAAGGGTGTCGGCAAGCTCGTCGATGCCGACATGAACGAGGAATCGACTCGCCTCAAGGCTCTGCAGACGCAGCAGCAGCTCGGCATTCAGTCGCTGTCGATCGCCAACACCAACTCACAGAACATCCTGTCGCTGTTCCGTTAA
- the flgH gene encoding flagellar basal body L-ring protein FlgH, which produces MRKHFTAVLAAGLLAGCQNQALREIGQAPSMSPIGSGLQYTQAPQLAAYPKQPHHVTNGYSLWNDQQAALFKDARAINVGDILTVDIRIDDKASFDNKTDRSRKNSSGFNLGASGASQTSDFEWSGDLEYGSNTKTEGDGKTERSEKLRLLVAAVVTGVTENGNLLISGSQEVRVNHELRILNVAGIVRPRDVDADNIIAYDRIAEARISYGGRGRLTEVQQPPWGQQVVDLLSPI; this is translated from the coding sequence ATGAGAAAGCATTTTACGGCCGTCCTGGCCGCGGGCCTCCTTGCGGGATGTCAGAACCAGGCGTTGAGAGAGATCGGCCAGGCTCCGTCCATGAGCCCGATCGGCAGCGGTCTGCAATACACGCAGGCGCCGCAGCTCGCTGCATATCCAAAGCAGCCGCACCACGTCACGAACGGATATTCGCTCTGGAATGACCAGCAGGCCGCTCTCTTCAAGGACGCGCGCGCGATCAATGTCGGCGACATCCTGACGGTCGATATCAGAATCGACGACAAGGCGTCCTTCGACAACAAGACGGACCGTAGCCGCAAGAATTCGAGCGGCTTCAACCTCGGTGCCAGCGGGGCATCGCAGACAAGCGATTTCGAATGGTCGGGCGATCTCGAATACGGCTCCAACACCAAGACAGAGGGCGATGGCAAGACCGAGCGGTCCGAGAAGCTGCGCCTGCTTGTTGCCGCCGTCGTGACCGGAGTGACGGAGAACGGCAACCTCTTGATCAGCGGTTCGCAGGAAGTTCGCGTCAACCATGAACTGCGCATCCTCAATGTCGCAGGCATCGTCCGGCCGCGCGACGTCGACGCCGACAACATCATCGCCTACGACCGCATCGCCGAGGCCCGCATCTCCTATGGCGGCCGTGGCCGCTTGACCGAAGTGCAGCAGCCGCCTTGGGGACAGCAAGTCGTAGACCTGCTCTCGCCGATCTGA
- the motC gene encoding chemotaxis protein MotC, producing the protein MLKRLHAILLTSVLALPLAVGLARAGAAEELAPFKMIRSLQYVQDSVVLGDHSAIEMQRFMLGAIDKRLRAVEQSAFRDPRNVDAALVYVMSGGNPDTLDYLADRDVDGNFDSRVTEALRQYLSGKGALIVETLSKAVPEYENARIGPYLFLILGNATSQQDPLAAMKYYDWARLTAPGTIIEEAALRRSVLLAAKANEPDKGFRYALSYARRYLTSPYASQFADVFVELAVAHFDEVAEQKISEVLAFMDQPRQREVYLRVARRAAIGGNQALARLASKRAEGLAGGGTSQSQVLASFYEGLAAVPSADVLAATETINAIPDEKLSPRDRALRDAAKAIADAVVQLPKDESSTQASAPTPDGIAAEEGQAVSGETGSGMSPFGETAEASGQSSEGGKTRTGTPPSADPAHDGFLTNGRSKIAEIDALLKEEGL; encoded by the coding sequence ATGCTGAAGCGGCTGCACGCCATCCTCCTGACGTCAGTTCTGGCCCTCCCGCTTGCCGTCGGGCTTGCCCGGGCGGGTGCCGCGGAAGAGCTCGCGCCCTTCAAGATGATAAGGTCGCTGCAATATGTTCAGGATTCGGTGGTTCTCGGCGATCATTCCGCAATCGAGATGCAGCGCTTCATGCTGGGCGCGATCGACAAACGGCTGAGAGCCGTCGAGCAGTCGGCCTTCCGCGATCCGCGCAACGTCGATGCGGCGCTCGTTTATGTTATGAGCGGCGGCAACCCCGACACGCTCGACTATCTGGCCGACCGCGACGTCGACGGCAATTTCGATAGCAGGGTAACGGAAGCGTTGCGGCAATATCTGAGCGGCAAGGGCGCGCTCATCGTCGAAACCCTTTCCAAGGCTGTGCCAGAATACGAGAACGCCCGCATCGGCCCCTATCTTTTCCTGATCCTAGGGAACGCGACCTCGCAGCAGGACCCCTTGGCTGCGATGAAATATTACGACTGGGCCCGTCTGACTGCGCCGGGCACGATCATCGAGGAGGCGGCGCTGCGCCGCTCCGTCTTGCTGGCAGCGAAGGCGAACGAACCCGATAAAGGGTTTCGCTACGCTCTGAGCTATGCGCGCCGTTACCTGACGTCGCCTTATGCAAGCCAGTTCGCGGACGTCTTCGTCGAACTCGCGGTTGCACATTTCGACGAAGTCGCCGAGCAGAAGATCTCCGAAGTTCTGGCCTTCATGGATCAACCGCGCCAGCGCGAGGTCTATCTTCGTGTTGCGCGGCGTGCGGCGATCGGCGGCAACCAGGCCCTAGCACGGCTCGCCTCGAAACGGGCCGAAGGTCTCGCCGGCGGGGGCACTTCACAGTCGCAGGTACTCGCGAGCTTTTATGAGGGGCTCGCCGCGGTGCCCTCAGCGGACGTGCTCGCGGCCACTGAGACCATCAATGCCATTCCCGATGAAAAACTGTCCCCGCGCGACCGGGCGCTCCGCGATGCGGCCAAGGCGATTGCGGACGCGGTCGTGCAACTACCGAAGGATGAAAGCTCCACGCAAGCGTCAGCGCCTACACCGGACGGAATCGCCGCGGAAGAGGGCCAGGCTGTGTCCGGGGAGACGGGAAGCGGGATGAGCCCATTCGGCGAGACGGCTGAGGCATCGGGTCAGTCGAGCGAAGGCGGCAAAACGAGGACGGGCACGCCCCCGTCTGCGGACCCGGCACACGACGGGTTCCTCACCAACGGTCGCTCGAAGATCGCCGAGATCGATGCTCTCCTGAAGGAGGAAGGACTATGA
- a CDS encoding glycosyl transferase, translating to MNAHAIFTTASRQYQKGQYTEALDQLNQLMNISRDAKTYALLAKVLLKLGFKTDAARAYHLAGQEEGSRSEHYLTEAMKLHFASGNEDEALSIGLPLLEKAKSDPDIAFIIASIFLKRDQKEILGLFKAPLSTSSNAQHQILAFKLLTAEVDDQQDRDAVANLFRKNPKNAVLRSAHLVFAREANDYAEIERYHPEVQKALDAGLYQILIAESPYYHVTWCGDEKLNKLAGARSQSFASTTTEARRNMPHQWAEKIRIGYLSSDFWDQHATMKLLQSVLELHDPEKFEVTLFCHTRDSNLARDRGNRGRWGRIVRINETSDEQAAAVIRAANVDVLVDLKGHTMDNRVKILNHQAAPVQASWLGFPGTTANVDVDYVIGDPYVLPDGSQEHYYEKFCRLPETYQPNDPYHRPRPYGIARKDLGLPDDAFIYASFNANRKISLQTIGLWIEILRRTPESVMWIMCKPDAKANILRKFQSGGIASKRIIFCDKAAYSEHINRLPAADLGLDTYPYNGHTTTSEQLWAGLPVLTFKGTNFASRVSESLLRAIGVPDLVAEDWERYVAEAVALYENREKLAECRKALEANRFTMPLFDAERFCRHLERAYEMMIDRAKQKLPPDHIDVPALPRRAGSFHQ from the coding sequence TTGAACGCGCACGCCATCTTTACGACCGCCTCTCGGCAATACCAGAAAGGCCAATACACGGAGGCACTCGATCAACTCAATCAGTTGATGAACATCAGCAGAGACGCCAAAACCTACGCGCTCTTGGCAAAGGTGCTCTTGAAGCTCGGTTTCAAGACCGACGCGGCGCGCGCCTATCACCTTGCAGGACAGGAGGAAGGCTCGCGTTCAGAGCATTATCTAACCGAGGCGATGAAGCTGCATTTCGCCTCCGGCAACGAAGACGAGGCGTTGAGCATCGGACTTCCGCTGTTGGAGAAGGCAAAAAGCGATCCCGATATCGCCTTCATCATCGCGTCGATTTTCTTAAAGCGCGACCAGAAAGAAATCCTCGGCCTGTTCAAGGCACCGCTGTCGACCAGCTCCAACGCACAGCACCAGATACTCGCTTTCAAGCTTTTGACCGCCGAAGTCGACGATCAACAGGACCGGGATGCGGTCGCAAATCTCTTCCGGAAGAACCCGAAGAACGCAGTTTTGCGCTCTGCCCACCTCGTCTTCGCCCGGGAGGCGAATGATTACGCGGAAATCGAGAGATATCATCCGGAGGTTCAGAAAGCGCTGGATGCCGGCCTTTATCAAATCCTGATCGCGGAATCCCCCTACTATCACGTCACCTGGTGCGGCGATGAAAAGCTCAACAAATTAGCAGGCGCGCGGAGTCAGTCGTTTGCCTCCACGACTACAGAGGCGCGGCGAAACATGCCGCATCAATGGGCGGAGAAAATCCGTATCGGCTATCTGTCGTCGGATTTCTGGGATCAACACGCCACAATGAAACTCCTTCAATCGGTGCTGGAACTGCACGATCCGGAGAAATTCGAAGTTACACTGTTCTGCCATACAAGGGATAGCAACCTGGCGCGCGACAGAGGCAATCGCGGTAGATGGGGTCGCATCGTCCGCATCAATGAGACGTCCGACGAACAGGCCGCCGCAGTCATTCGTGCGGCGAACGTCGATGTCCTCGTGGATCTTAAGGGGCACACGATGGACAACCGCGTGAAGATCTTGAACCACCAGGCCGCTCCCGTTCAGGCATCATGGCTCGGTTTTCCGGGAACCACCGCGAACGTCGACGTCGACTATGTCATCGGCGATCCGTATGTCCTGCCGGATGGAAGCCAGGAACACTATTATGAAAAGTTCTGCCGCCTGCCGGAAACCTACCAGCCGAACGATCCCTACCATCGCCCGCGGCCATACGGTATTGCGCGCAAAGACCTCGGTCTCCCGGATGACGCCTTTATCTACGCGTCCTTCAACGCAAACCGGAAGATCTCGCTACAGACCATCGGTCTTTGGATCGAGATCCTTCGCCGCACACCTGAAAGCGTCATGTGGATCATGTGCAAGCCGGACGCCAAGGCCAACATCTTGCGCAAGTTCCAGAGCGGCGGAATTGCTTCGAAGCGGATCATCTTCTGTGACAAGGCAGCGTATTCCGAGCACATAAACCGGCTGCCAGCCGCGGACCTCGGCCTCGACACCTACCCGTACAATGGTCACACGACCACATCAGAGCAGCTTTGGGCGGGACTGCCGGTGCTGACCTTCAAGGGCACCAACTTCGCGTCCCGCGTGAGCGAAAGCCTGCTGCGCGCAATCGGCGTGCCCGATCTCGTAGCGGAGGATTGGGAGCGTTACGTCGCCGAGGCTGTCGCGCTCTATGAGAACCGCGAAAAGCTTGCCGAGTGCCGGAAGGCCTTGGAAGCAAACCGCTTTACCATGCCGCTGTTCGACGCAGAACGGTTTTGCCGGCATCTGGAGCGCGCCTATGAAATGATGATCGATCGGGCGAAACAGAAACTGCCGCCCGATCACATCGACGTTCCTGCGCTTCCGCGGCGCGCGGGCTCCTTCCATCAATAG
- the fliP gene encoding flagellar type III secretion system pore protein FliP (The bacterial flagellar biogenesis protein FliP forms a type III secretion system (T3SS)-type pore required for flagellar assembly.), protein MLRIAAFIIAMMAMSGIAGAQSFPADILNTPVDGSVASWIIRTFGLITVLSVAPGILIMVTSFPRFVIAFAILRSGMGLATTPSNMIMVSLALFMTFYVMAPTFDRAWRDGIDPLLDNEISETEAMQRVAEPFREFMLANTRDRDLQLFIDIAKEKGQTVVVDEKVDLRAVVPAFMISEIRRGFEIGFLIMLPFLVIDLIVATITMAMGMMMLPPTAISLPFKILFFVLIDGWNLLVGSLVRSFT, encoded by the coding sequence ATGCTCCGGATTGCTGCCTTCATAATCGCCATGATGGCGATGTCGGGAATTGCCGGGGCGCAAAGCTTTCCCGCCGACATTCTGAACACGCCGGTCGACGGTTCCGTCGCATCGTGGATCATCCGCACCTTCGGCCTCATCACCGTTCTGTCGGTGGCACCGGGCATTCTGATCATGGTGACGAGCTTCCCGCGCTTCGTCATTGCCTTCGCAATCCTGCGGTCGGGCATGGGACTGGCAACGACCCCGTCCAACATGATCATGGTGTCGCTGGCGCTGTTCATGACCTTCTACGTCATGGCGCCAACCTTCGACCGGGCCTGGCGCGACGGCATCGATCCGCTGCTCGACAACGAGATCTCGGAAACCGAGGCGATGCAGCGTGTGGCGGAGCCTTTTCGCGAGTTCATGCTTGCCAACACGCGCGACAGGGACCTGCAGCTCTTCATCGATATCGCCAAGGAGAAGGGACAGACGGTCGTCGTCGACGAAAAGGTCGATCTGCGCGCCGTCGTGCCGGCATTCATGATCTCGGAGATCCGCCGCGGCTTCGAAATCGGCTTCCTGATCATGCTGCCGTTCCTGGTGATCGACCTGATCGTCGCGACCATCACCATGGCGATGGGCATGATGATGCTGCCGCCTACGGCGATCTCGCTGCCGTTCAAGATCCTCTTCTTCGTGCTGATCGACGGCTGGAACCTTCTCGTCGGCAGTCTGGTGCGGTCCTTTACCTGA
- a CDS encoding flagellin: MTSIMTNAAAMAALQTLRSINNNMAEVQNRISSGYRVQTAGDNAAYWSIATTMRSDNAALSTVQDALGLGAAKVDTAYAAMDASIDVISEIKAKLVAAREPGVDKLKIDKEIAELKNQLVSAAQSASFSGENWLYNSNAAAVGTKSIVASFNRSGNGNVSVTTLDFDTAQSMLIDTANATRGLLTNSYDADQLQATPSGTARLFHLIVAPPATPVAGSTEIKLTTATTSAQLDDMIRVVDKMLSKLTDSASTLGAITTRIDMQESFVANLMDVIDKGVGRLVDADMNEESTRLKALQTQQQLGIQALSIANTNSENILRLFQQ; encoded by the coding sequence ATGACCAGTATCATGACCAATGCCGCCGCCATGGCGGCGCTCCAGACATTGCGCTCGATCAACAACAACATGGCCGAGGTGCAGAATCGGATTTCCTCCGGCTATCGCGTTCAGACCGCCGGGGACAATGCCGCTTACTGGTCGATCGCAACGACCATGCGGTCCGACAATGCGGCCCTTTCCACCGTTCAGGACGCACTTGGCCTCGGCGCCGCCAAGGTCGATACGGCTTATGCCGCCATGGACGCTTCGATCGACGTTATCAGCGAGATCAAGGCGAAGCTCGTTGCCGCGCGCGAGCCGGGCGTTGATAAGCTGAAGATCGACAAGGAAATCGCCGAGCTCAAGAACCAGCTCGTATCCGCCGCGCAGTCCGCATCGTTCTCCGGCGAGAACTGGCTTTACAATTCCAACGCGGCCGCCGTCGGAACCAAATCGATCGTCGCGTCCTTCAACCGCAGCGGCAACGGCAACGTTTCCGTGACGACGCTCGACTTCGACACGGCACAGTCGATGTTGATCGACACGGCGAATGCGACCCGCGGCCTGCTGACCAACAGCTATGACGCCGATCAATTGCAGGCGACGCCGTCGGGCACGGCGCGGCTTTTTCACCTCATCGTCGCGCCTCCGGCCACGCCTGTCGCCGGCAGCACCGAGATCAAGCTGACCACTGCGACGACCAGCGCGCAGCTGGACGATATGATCCGCGTTGTCGACAAGATGTTGAGCAAGCTCACCGATTCCGCCTCCACGCTCGGAGCGATCACCACCCGCATCGACATGCAGGAAAGCTTCGTTGCGAACCTGATGGATGTGATCGACAAAGGCGTCGGACGTTTGGTCGATGCCGACATGAACGAGGAATCGACGCGGCTCAAGGCTCTGCAGACGCAGCAGCAGCTCGGCATCCAGGCCCTGTCGATCGCCAACACCAATTCCGAGAACATCCTGCGCCTCTTCCAGCAGTAA
- a CDS encoding MotE family protein translates to MTEHLNEFLGKSPRMLLISAAGALMLALPGAFAQDVTAPPAESGSANEIQQFCTNIADAARDQRYLLQRKELEELQASVDERIATLERRRAEYEDWLKRRNDFLKQAELGLVDIYKTMKPDAAAGKLEMVRPEIAAAIVMKLPPRQSSLILSEMSDDKAAVLTNIISSASDPNTSKEPS, encoded by the coding sequence ATGACCGAACACTTGAACGAATTTCTCGGCAAATCGCCGCGCATGCTCCTGATCTCGGCCGCTGGCGCACTGATGCTGGCCCTGCCGGGGGCTTTCGCGCAGGATGTCACGGCGCCGCCGGCGGAAAGCGGCAGCGCCAACGAGATCCAGCAGTTCTGCACAAACATCGCCGATGCCGCGCGTGACCAGCGCTACCTCCTGCAACGCAAGGAACTGGAGGAACTTCAGGCCAGCGTCGACGAGCGCATCGCGACGCTCGAGAGGCGGCGCGCCGAATACGAGGACTGGCTGAAGCGCCGCAACGATTTCTTGAAGCAGGCGGAACTCGGGCTCGTCGATATCTACAAGACGATGAAACCCGATGCCGCGGCCGGCAAACTCGAGATGGTGCGCCCGGAGATCGCCGCGGCGATCGTCATGAAGCTGCCACCGCGCCAGTCGTCGCTGATCCTCAGCGAGATGAGCGACGACAAGGCGGCGGTGCTGACCAACATTATTTCGAGCGCGAGCGACCCCAACACCTCGAAGGAGCCATCATGA
- a CDS encoding flagellar basal body-associated FliL family protein, producing MEEIDSAQSSKSKVMTIAALAVLTVIAGGGGWLVGQLLAPPPAAEKTEAVAEVAPNATGAEGLPKIATEANGVVQLDPITTNLAYPSENWVRLEVALQFKGIPDVALAEQIHQDIAAYLKTVSLQQIQGPRGFQYLRDDIQERVDLRSDGRVTNVMFRTFVIQ from the coding sequence ATGGAAGAGATCGATAGCGCGCAGTCCTCCAAATCCAAAGTGATGACGATTGCCGCCCTGGCCGTGCTGACCGTAATCGCCGGCGGCGGCGGGTGGCTCGTCGGCCAGCTGCTGGCGCCGCCGCCCGCAGCGGAGAAGACCGAAGCCGTGGCGGAAGTCGCTCCGAACGCCACCGGCGCCGAGGGCCTTCCGAAGATCGCCACCGAAGCCAACGGCGTCGTGCAGTTGGATCCGATCACGACGAACCTCGCTTACCCTTCCGAAAACTGGGTCCGCCTGGAAGTCGCGCTGCAGTTCAAGGGCATCCCGGACGTTGCCTTGGCCGAGCAGATACACCAGGACATTGCAGCCTACCTAAAGACCGTGTCGCTGCAGCAGATCCAGGGGCCGCGCGGCTTTCAATATCTCCGGGATGACATTCAGGAGCGGGTTGACCTGCGCTCCGACGGACGCGTAACGAATGTGATGTTCCGAACCTTCGTCATCCAGTGA